In Sander vitreus isolate 19-12246 chromosome 4, sanVit1, whole genome shotgun sequence, the genomic stretch TGGAGATTCATTAGCATTTTCTTAAACACATCATGATGAGTTTTTCTCTCATTTGGAACAGCTGGAATCACAGAAAGTCCCTGGAGTAATTCATTAAGTTTATGTAACTCATCAAGTCTTATGGCTAAACTAAACATTGCTTtagtaaatgttttaaaattgcTCCTTCATGTTAGTTAGGTCGGAAATGGGCTGTGTGATGGCTTTAACTGGTGTGTCTGGAACAACCTTTTTAGTCCAACAAGTCCGTGTATTGCAGTGATTTGTTTCTGTAAATGGAGTACAGGGGCACGAGTGGGCAAACCATATGGAACATATTGTCCAGCTTCTTCTTTTGACCCTATGTGTCACTGACTGcatgtatgtttttctttttatgaccTTATTTGAAGCAACACTTAATGTTTCCTGGCTTTCTAAATaaaagaagtaaaaataaaGTTAAGGCTAGAGTATGCCACCACCATTGCTGAGGGAGtgtattttaaaaaggcagaaaataCCAGTAGCAGCAGAGGTTTTTAAAGCCACTGACCGTCTTCTTAACCCCCCCACCCTCACTCGCTGGCCTGACACACCCTACCCATACCCTATTCCCCCCCTTTTGCCTTTTATGTTGTGGACTCGACCACGCGCCCACTTCAGACCACCATAAACATGTCGGTCTCTGATGACAGAGTCGGCCCCGGGACGTTTTATATAAATTGACCTCAACTACAGCTCATTAGAAGCCCTAAATTGGAACCATGCAGCCTGGGAAGTGTAAATGTTACAACAGGAGAGTCAGTAGCTTCAGGGGGGTTCCAGCTGTACAAATCTTCATAACTGTGACGAAACTCTtcacttttatatttaaaaaaaaaaatagatatttaaTACATATTTCTGAAATTGTTTTACATGCTATTTTAACCATCACCTGTTAACCACTTTggttaataatatattataaagaTTCACTCTTTGAATAATTCTTTGTCTGGCACTATAATAGTACACAACACATCtgcttcatttagtttttcctgATGCTATCGCTCTTTTACTGCAAAGTGGGCAGCCCACCCACCTCAAGTATTTGTATTAGTCTGCAATATAACCTGAATGACCTGACTGGACAGAAAGACCCACAAAGTTCCACTTTAACTTTTCAACTTTAATGTCATCTACAGTGGCAGCACGGTCTCAAATTGGAGATTTTTGACAAACCTAAATATACTTGATGGTCAGCTCAGCTTCTCCTCTGCATTCTTATCTCCACATCACGTCTTTCGTCCTGCATCCTGCTGTAATTGGGGTCCTTTGTTTGACCGCCTCCCTCAATAAACAATACAACCACAGCTCCTCTGTCCTAATCCCCTCTTCTCCTCTGTCCTGACTTTGCTGGAGCATCGCTCTCAGTAATTACCCCTCTCAAGCTGGAGAGTGGAGTAATTGTCTTGAGTGTAACTACAGTGGCTGTCTGAAAGGGGGTCATTGTGTGGAGTTAAGACTTCACTTCAGTGGACGGCTTTGTTTGTGCTGCAAAAGATAATGAAAGTATTTGGTTGGCCATGGTGAGGTGGAAATATAGTAAGATATGAAAAGAATGACAGTGagtgaggagaggaggggatgaGGTGTGGAGGAGGGAGCTTCATGCTCAAGGAGCGACTGCTTTTAATTTTCTGCGTAAAACACCTTTCTCAAGATGTTTTATGCAGAACACAGAACTTCCAGAGTATTCCGCTGATTTTTTtcaaacgttattacggtgcataactaactggaacaaaactgagcaacgtgttgttgctggtgacaaaaccactgattaaatatgtacattgaagcgatactggcgttaaagacccgctgatcgcCTTCCGATTCTCTgatatgaatgcccgcattgcattgtgggatatgggCTTTGCATGCGCCCCGCTTGGATCATATCGTAGTGTTCtgtcttacagcatactgtaatatttcaccggtaataagaccgaaataatattattaaaataaagaaatgataacatctaaataaatgctgatagatgtagcgttatagcgttttttttttttaaatatcaataaacaacaaagcaatccagcttcagTGGTAATAAGactgaaataataacattaaaagaaatacatataaacaatgATAAGATctcgtgaataaatgttgattaaaacagcgtttattgggctaaaaataccaacaatagcaaagctgtatacagcttctctgctgcagcctgactggcagaaagaatcatgctgtgatcacgaaagatgcttcccattgaaatacattagtttaaaaaaacatgctgaccatcacgaaaaaaacaaacaagataaacgtgtccgtgtacacgaatcagtagattaaattacgtgaacatttcatgaactgccgtgagactgggttggaatAACACCAGCGGAGAAGATGCATTTGAAATTTCTTTACTTTTGAAAGCACCAAAATTGTCATGATTCCACACCACAACTTTTACAATGTTCACCTTTACGAGGTTTAATGCTTGATCACTATTTACAATATCTTATACACTCATTTCACAAGTCAGCAAACAGTGGTAATTCAATTCTACGATGATCAAAATTATGAATAACAAATTAAGCTCTTATGTTTATGTTTCTTTATACTGATGCAACGTAGAGGTCTTTTTCATCGTGGAAAGTTAcacaaaatatagaaaatacaaaaaaagtagaaaaataaCACACCTAACAATATCTATATATTGTTgtaaatatatagtatgtacaAACAAGGATGAACCCTTATTAATCATTACTTTGCTAGGTGTGGAAGATTTCACAATTGAGAGATTATATAGAAATAGTTTACACGCACATCTAACATCAAGATCtataaataaatctttaaaaacacagcCTCAAACTCCACGTTATAACTAAtaaataaggaaaaaaaaaagtctttaatgcattttattttctttttggccAGCTTCAACCATCTCGCATTAATTCAGGCATTATATTTCCTGCAGGGTGCAAGATAATCTTCCATGTGTATAATTTAAGACATAAATTAGattatttatgtaaatatgaaattaaattaGACATAGTAAGatgcaaacaaaaatgaaatgcacaACATTTTACTCCAAAATATCTTTGGCAACAAGAAGCAGTAAGTAAGACTGTCCATTGATTGTTTTAAGAATAATGAATAAGTATCAAAGTACAGCTGTGAATCAGATTTTTCTCTAGACATGCAATGCTCCATCAACTCCATCATCCTAACCATAAGTCTCCTTCTAAAACTACTTTCCTTTTGCGGCTTCAGAGCTCTTTTCCTTCTGCTTTTGCAGATTAAATTTCCCCAGTGGTTTGTCTCATTTGAAAGGCAGaaaatgtgtgcatgagtgtgtttaCTTGtacttacgtgtgtgtgtgtgtgtgtgtgtgtgtgtgtgtgtgtgtgtctctgtctgtctgtctgtgtgtgcatgtatgtatgcattatATTCTTGCACATTTGCACATAGTTATTTCTGTGCTTTTGTATGTGCACGTAcgtgtgttttatttgtttccatGTACATCATGGCTTGGTTTctcatatttatgtgtgtatttgtgtctgccTGCATACATTTGTGCGTTGGTGTATGTTTGCAGCTTgctcatatttgtgtgtgtgtgtggtccagaCAAAATGAAGTGATTACTACCTGCAACATGCTCAGTCATTTATCATTACAAGTCTTTTTAAACGTGGTCTGATATCCTTTGCATGTCTGGAAACAATGTAAAAGGTCTTTTTAATGTAAAAGGTGAATTGTTCCACCATAAAACACCCACCATGTCTCACATAGTACTGGATAGAGGACTTAATGAAGTCAGATCTCCAACAGTCCACTGGTGTTCTCAACTCCATTAGGTGTGCCAGTCTTCTCTTCTCCGTTGGTGATTTGGTCAGCGACAGGATTGGTGGGTACAGCGCTGGTGTTGAGCTCTGTGGTCTCCTCACTCCGTGgatctgtctctccctccacaGCTACAGCTTTGCCCTGTATTGCAGAATCCGCATGGGTCTTCTGGTGCTTGGAGAGGTGGTCGCTGCGCGTGAAGCGCTTGTTGCACAGTAGACAGGTGAACTTCTTCTCCCGCGTGTGGGTGCGCACGTGCCTCTCCAGTTCGTCTGAGCGGGTGAAACGCTTCCCGCAGAACAGCCAGTTGCAAACAAAGGGCCTCTCGCCAGTGTGCCAGCGCAGGTGGGCTTTGAGGTGGGAGGCCTTGCCATAGACTTTCCCACAGCCTGGGATGTGGCAGCTGTGGACCGGCTTCTTCCTCAGGGATGCAGCCGAGGCCCCCAGCCTCTCCAGCTCCTGGCAGTTGGGGCAGTCACATGAGGACCTGGTGGGTGCCCCCCCTCCGTAGCCTCCTGATCCCCTAGCAGGCTTTAGGCCCATGGGACTCTCAATCAGCCCTGCACTTTGCACAGGCTTGGGCTTGTACATGTCCTGGGGCAGCATGTGCTGAGAGGGCTGGAGAAGGTGTGAGGAGGAGCCCAGTCCCACAGAAGGGTAAGGAGCTGGGTTGAGTGGTGTAAAGTCGGTGCTGTAACTGGGCAGCTGTGGGCTTAGAGAGGCCTGGGGTGCCACAGGCTGCAGGGAAGCTTGGAGACCTCCGTCCGCCTGGGGCTGAGTTGATGACAGCCAGTTGGAGTTGGGGTGGACATCCCACCAGGAGGACGTGGCATTAGCTGGAGCAGCAGTAATGCCAGGGTGGATACCAGCTTTATACCAGGAGCCATAGGGGTGTGTCATATCCAGCGAGGTATAGACACTGGTGAGGCAGTCGGCCGTGGCGTGGGCCTTGGACACTAAAAGAGACGGGTCCTGGGAGATGGAGGTTTGGAAGGAGTGGGAGAAGGGGTTATATTCTGTAGTGTAGCCTCCGGCTGAAGGAGGGGGGCTTCCAGTGGGGGTAAGCAGCccgccacctcctcctcctccagctgtgGTGAAGGAGCCAGTGTAGGAGTCCGCCAGGCCACTGCCGTCTGCGGTCCGCCCGTTCTTTGCTGTCTGAAGGTCAGAGGTCATGATGTAAGGCTTCTTGACTGGAGTAGCGCTGCTGATCTTACCGGGTGTAGCCGAATCCCTGATGGGGCTTGTGCTGCCAAACTTGTTACAGGTAGCAGTTAACATAGCCAGAGGACTGGAGCCATAGCGTGCATCTTCCTGGGAATGAGGAGACAAGGGAGAAAATgagactgtctgtctgcaggaaaTGGctgcttgctgctgctgctgcttctgtcaGTGTCAACTCTAATAAAAAACTTATGTCAGACTGCCACCGCTGGTTTTTCCTGCTCTCTCCGTTTTCAAAGTGGTCAGGGCAATTTCAAACAGTGAATGTTTATGCTTGTGTAGGTTCTGCTCTCTCAGCAAAGAAGGTATTCCCTTActcattttaacaatttttacAAGCTATTCTTAATTCTGCATTCATGTTTGCTTTAAACTTTTTCCACTTGCCTTCACGGTCTCCAACATACATGAACAAACATTGTGTGATCATGTATCATGTATATGTGCTAACTGTAACTGTGTCTCAATTATAGCGGACACAGATATCttgtcaaacatgtttttttttccctctagtGGTCACTGTGGAATTGAAGATTTAGACAAGCTAATGGTGCAATGGTCTCACTATTGTTCTGTTTAATTTTCGTATAGATTTTTATGTGCCATCGTGTCTGTTTGTCATCATGTTGATTGTCAATTTGTGAAGTTTTATTCAGAATCGTTTGACTGCCAAAGGAATTTCACTTacatacaaaatattttattttctagtATTTCCTTTTCCATGTGGCAGGTAACTAAACACCATTGCACAACATATCAGACTGTAGACAAGGAAAGGATATAACTAATGAAAAACCACTGTTTGTATTCCTATATATTTCTATATAACTTTACCGTGTTTCTTCAATATGTAACGGTGAGTTTACTGTTGTTATTGTACTTCAAATAGATAGTTACCTGCTGTTGTAGCAATATAAGACTATTGTGAGACTCCTATggggaataaataaatgttccttCCAGGCGCACTACATCTCTTTTTAATCCTAGCCTATAACTTTGAATGGCTGTCAATAGAATATCATATCTTTAAGACATGGACCAGGACCTCTCCATTCAGAGGTGATTAGTGGTTATCTCCTTCTCTTCCAACCAGCCCCGGGGTCAGCCCAGTTTTCAGGTAAATTATGTTTCATCGCAGACTTTAACAGCTCCTACAGTCCCTGctgtgctctttattttttgctCCATCCCCTACAGCTGTACAGCTTCTCGTGGCCTTGTTAGATAACTTGTTCTTTAAGTATCTTTATACTTTTCCATTTGCTCTTGGATATTGGGTTAATTCCTTATGCCTGGAGGAAATGTAAATCCTAGGCTAATGCAAAGATGAACAGAGGTTAAAATGTGAGTTGTAAAGTTGTTCAGTGCTGAGTCAAACTCAGTCAGCAGCGCCCCTTTAAATTGCTTTAACTCACCACCAGTAAGACCAGTCAGATATTTCTTCATTAATGCACATTATGATTTTCATTATCCCGCTATGTCACAGATTTATATTCAGTCATATATTATTCTTCAGACTTCAAATAGCCTATACCTTCAAACCAAACTGCTGTAGATGTCCTTATTTCAACTTACAACTACATGACTTTAATATACATTCTAGCTGGAATTACAACAGCATTCAAGTTTGAGTTTGTActcaagaaaaagaagaagaaaactctACTTACAATTACATTCCCTACCTCCAGAATAGATGCGGCCATCCCTGAGAAACAAAATCCTAAGGAAGCTGAGGGGAGCGGGAGAAGCGCAGCTCAGAGTCCCGGGACAGTTTGGAAGAAGTTGGGCACTCCCGCGGGGAAGTGTTTTGAGGCACGGGGAGCCCGCCCCCTAATTACAGGCTATGGGCTCTTTGAAGACTCGCTAAGAGGCAATAAAAACCGAGAGATGGAGGAAGCTGGACGGAGATTGGTGGATAGAAAGAGGACATCCCATCTCCCCAAACGGAGAGTGTCGAATCATTTTTTCAAGATAAATGCATGAATGGGTTACTCATCAATCACCATGTGGACATTATTTTAGTTTCACTGGCATTCTTTTTTCCACTGGGATTAGTCCAGTGGAGTCTGAGGGCAAAGACTACAGTTTAACATGATCTCTCACGGAGAATTATCTTTCCGGATAACAGATTTAGAcatgttgtaaattgtattCATGCTGTTAGAAACATTACTATAGGAGCACTGTAAATAAGAAGCGAAAACCCCACTAAAGCTCTCTCGCGGTGTCCTCCTGAGAGAGGAAGAATAACAAAAGAACATGTAGCCTCGGCCTACGCCACATATAGAAGAACAAAAATTAAGCTGACCGAGTCTGTGGTTTCCATCCGAGATTTTATTATTCTGGTTTCAGCCCTCTTTCTGTTTCCAATATTCTTAAATGCAGTTAACTGCCTTTTTAGAAATTAACTGTGATGGTTAAAGAGACTGAACTACAGAGACAAGCGAAGCGGGAAAGGATCAtgtcattaaataaaataaagaacagattatcacatcaaataaaatgaattcaaACAGCGAATTCCCGAGGGGGGGGGACCCGCAAGAATTGTTTCCTCAAGACGTTTAATGAAAAGAGCAAACAATGATAGAggaaactttgaaaatgtaaaaaaatagaaggtctttttttaatttcagaatCGTCCTGATAACTATCTGTCATAATTGAATATCGAGTCTGGTTGCAAATATTTAAGAGGAAAATATGTAAGGCTAATGGTGTTATTTTGGTGACTTATCATATTTTATCCCCAAACCTGTAAGCTAATAGCAGTGGTATTTTTACTTGTTAATctaaatgtaaaacattttaaaattaagAATCATAACTTCATACTGATTCATTATACACCTTTAGCTTTATCAAATTTCAGAGaattatttatcttttattttttaaactacaaaataattacacaaacccaccaaagtctttttttaatgtctgacacattttgttattgcatacatttacatatatcAATACAATAAACAAGCAAGTATATAAATGTAGTCTTGAATGCATTCATTTTCAGAACAACTTTATGGTGTCAAACTGATCAcacggagggaaaaaaaacataatttctgaCAGAAAAATATTATTTCAAAAAGAcgtatctaaaaaaataaataaatctgtattTAGTGAGaaaaatattcttttatttcatATGTTTAAAGTAATCTAATTTAATATtctatttttaaactttttaatgtttacaaactaaagatacattttaaaagtcagGTTTGTTATTTAAATGGCATTTTAGAATTTCATTTATTGGTTGACAAAGTCAAAAACTCAACTTTCAGTCTCGGGTGAGACAGATTCTCAGCGCCTTTTTGTGGGCGTCTCGTTTTCTGAAGGAGAGCACAGAAGATTAAAATTGTTGTCgaaaataaacatataatttCTGTCCTTATTTTCTCCTCAATTACAGGGCATGGTCAGAGCTGGGCTTGTCGTTCTGGAGAGTCTGGCCCTCACATGAACACAGTGGCTATATTTGGCAGTCTGCTCTCCAACTGACCTTCATCCCTTTATTTTCTTATTCCAGAAGGGGTGAGAGTAGAAGAACAAAGGCTGCTACATGCAGCAGATTACACTGTTGCACACTACAGGATTGTGCTTGCTCGCTGTCATATAAACCTCATATCAAAATGAGGGAAACTgatctatagatagatagatgtctgtctgtctgtctatctgtctgtctgtctgtctgtctgtctgtctgtctgtctgtctgtctgtctgtctatccatcCAGATACGTGGCAATCCTTTCACACTTTCTTCGGCATTTCCCTCCCCTCTCATTTGACACATGGTGTGTTACTGGTGTACATCTTTAAGTGAAGTGTTCCTTTTCTTCTTTGCGTTCATTaatgctttaaatgttttacatttaagTGAAATGAGAGGGGAGATATAAAGCTCCTATATTGCCGCAAAAGTGGTCCGCAATGCACCGCTTTTCCTCATTTTTATAAGACTTGTAGTAATCTAAAACTTTGGCGTTTTCCCATTTACAGTTCTCTTCAAAAGAGAGCAAGTGAGATCTATAATTAGAGAATGCGTTAAGCTCTTAACAGCCTCTTCAAAAAGCTTTCTCTGCTCTATTTACTATTTTCTGCTCTGTGTGGTTTAGATTTTTGGGTAGGTACAGGCACTGCAGGCTTGATGAACCTCGGGGCGTTGGGTGGGCACGATTATGTTCCCCAGGGCTGATTATATGTTTCGTATGGTTAGTTATTGTCCATATGACAGCTATCAGTTGTATTAGTAGGTCCAGGTTTTTGTAGTGTTGTTAGCTCATTAGCCCCAGCCGGTTGGGATGCAACAAGTGGCATGTGATAGCTGAATTAACAAAaatcataatgtttttttcaacttcaaagtCATTTTCTATACTTTAGTTGATTTTGGTCCAACTAGGCAATTGATGACATACATATAACTCAAGCAAGCATGTTGCACCTTTTTCTTACCATGTGGCCAGTTGCCCTCAGAGGATTCTGGGTATACATCTCAGATCTCTgaactgtgtctctgtgttgggaGCTCAAGTAACTAGAAATACCAGAACTTTGTTTTTGAGTTGATCAGTGGGTTTGATAGTTAGTGAGCGGTCTTAATAGATATCATTGAACGTGTTGTATTCAGCTTCTGAATAAGCTTCAATGCTTGCAATGACCAGAAAAAGCCTCTTCTTTTCAGTCAGTGTGCAAGCACGCTTTCCTCTGATATGGGACTGTTTGAACCTTGGCTACACCTGACACCGCTTGATTTAAGAGCACACACCGTTATTCACCTTGGTAATACAAATAAGCAAATATTCAGACAATAAGTACATGATTACTAAAATTGTATGCAGGCATATACTGTAGGAGTGCGTGTACTATATGATTACCTTTAATTTATTTCATTACTTACAACTTATTGTGCGTGCAGGCAGGAATTTTTACATTCATCATGAACAGACACAGTTTGCTAattgctgttttttattttgtttttttgaaaataaattataatgtattctaaaGCCATGTCATCAACTTCTTGTGCATTTTGTCATTGGCAGAATTTTCAGCCTTTTTGTTTTCAGAAATTGTTTCACTTTGGTAAAAAGCAGGACGCAACATAGACTGTCTCCATTATGTTCACCAGTGGTCAACTTTTCCGTGCAAAAGCTTCTGTCGTTTCACGCTGGCAGAGATTCTTCTTCTTACTCAGCGCTATAGAAAATGAAACCACTCCCAGTAACAAGTTTGATTGAAGTGTTGGCAGTGagttcacagtttgttttcctACAGAGGAGATAGTCTACTCATTGTCTTAACATTCACATTTTGCTGTTGTCACCACAGGAAAGAAAACCTTGGTGTTGAGAGTTTAAGTAACGTAAGTTCTTGTGTACCTAACGCTCAAGTGTGTGTGGAAGGGAATCAGAAGACAGGTGATGAAGCACGCGAAGGCAGATGTCTATTTACATACACTACTCTTAGGCCTGGGTACTGAACCTTATTGTACCAGAAAAAAATGCATCTGTAGAACCTGGTATTGAAAACCGTCTGTTACCAACCCTGGTGATGAGTGCTTGGTCTTGTTTAGCTGTTCTTTAAACAGACAATTGCTCATGTAACCATCATTTGTACACACACTGTATTAAATTAAACTCTTGTACGGCTGCTTTGTGTTGAGACAACATTAAACACTGATGCATTTGAGAAGTTTTAAGTATTCTGTTAAACTATTTAAGTAGTTTATAATCTTCAAATTAgggtctttaaaaaaagtatgatTTTAGTACTGGTACCAAAACTCAAATATTACATTGGCAGGCATGGTATCAGAAAACTTTAAACAATATCAAGTCCTAACTGTTACTGTAAATAAGTATGCGTGTACTAGGTCTTTTTGAGTATGTCTACTGAagtgtacttaaaaactgttgaaattacattcattgCACAGGACATGGCTGTTTgcctaaaactaaaacaatcaaaTCTGAACTCTTTCCTCTTAACATTTCGAAATCACTGTGTCTTCATTTCCAATAACTATCTCAGTAAAGTTTGTTACAAAATATAGGTAGACAGTCATTTTAGAGAACTATATGCTGGTAAAGActtctattgttttttttcttcataaagtAAGTTAAATATCAGAGTACTAACTTGAGTAGGAAATTGCAATAGTCTGCTTAGAAGCACTTCTGGCATGCAGTAATCTCAGTAGCTTTGTTTAGTACACTTTAGTACCAGCAAGTTCATCCAGCAGGCATCTTTCTTGAAATAATAGTGAAAGGTTTGCCAGATAAGTTTGTCTAGGTGGTAACACGAAAGCACAGCAGCAGTACAAACAATATTGAAACAAAGCAGTCGAACTCCTTAGATGTTAGGCTGTCTATACATCAACATCACATGCTTGGTTTTAAATGCATTCTTCTTTTCGGGGTGAATGGCCTTCTGTTTTTTGCATTGGTATTAGATTGGCCTCTTGGTATCATTAGGCTATTAAAGCAACCAAGTAAGTGTGTATAATGGTGGATCAATGGAATATCTCGCCATAATGCATTTCCCTTGACATTCCCCTCTGGGCTGCAACCCTCAGAAAATTAACAATGTTAATAATACTGCGACGGAGGGGGAAAATTGAAATGATTAGATGTGTTTTACTTCGCTGCTGATGGAAATGTGGTGAGAGGGAATCAGGGTCAGGGATAGACTTGCCTTGCAGCATGACTCCGTGCTATTTTTCCAGGCTGTGTGGTCAAAGATTCAGAGAGCTTGTCAACGGAaaatgagagagcgagagaagtgggggagaagagagaaagagggggacgTATAGACAGAAAGActaggcgagagagagagagcgagagagacagggtGGTGGGTTATACAACGCACCAGTGAATATCGTGTTCATTTGCACTGCTGTTGATGCTGCTGATTATGGCATCACGTGTTTGTTTCTTATGCCTTTTTTAGTCAGACGTGAAAAGCGACAACATGCTTTGAGGCATGTTGGTGGTTTTAAGTATTCAACCACCAACAGGCTGCATTTCAACCAGTGGACAGAACCTATTCAGTCACCAGACATCAGAGTTGACTtgacataatttttttttacttgagaCGCAATCTGGACTTAGAAGTCGAAGACTTGTGCATCCTAAAGTCCTCAAACACGCGTTCGTAAATTAAAATTAACTCACAAGAAAGATACTAAAATGAATAGTCGTGATTGCGAGCAGGGCCCCACAGAGAATGCCTATGTACAGGGTTCAGAATTTTTGTAGCAATCCTGCTGCTTAgtactttaatgttttttttctaaagagcAAGATCATTCCAGTTTGACATCCCTAACCCCAGCAAAGTTCATTCCCGTCTCACTGTGATGTCTCAGTGACCACACATGTCAGAAATAATCCCACATGGCACGGGGGAGACATTAATTGTTCTCCTCTATGAAGAATATTTTGCTGTTCGCAGAATGACAGAGTTATTATCCCACTTTGGAATTcataaatgttgctgttctggGTATTACATGCACGTATCAGCTCTAGAAACACAGAAGTCCATCTACTCCCAAACAAATCCCAGTCCACCGCCTTCTTGCTGTATACAAGCCGACATCTGGCCTGTAATCTCCCTGTCTGTCGAGGAGACCTGTGGCCACCTAATGACCCCAACAGGCGTCATGCATGCAATTGCTCAGGATGGCGCAATGACAGTGTCTTTCAATATCTCTTTATACATACTTTGTGAAATGAGAGGGACTTTGAGGAGTGCTACGCTTTTCACTGGACACTGCAGGTTGTCTTGGGAGCAACACACATTCAGTTTGTGAGGTTGGTCCTTAATATCTATACTGCATATTAGAAAAAGCATTTTTATATGTGATACACTATCCATACTAGGATTTCATTTAAACTGATTTGATGGTTGATGTATGGTTTGCTCCTTTGATGGAAAAGACATTGGTTGTCAATGGCATAGCTGTATACATAATACTCAAACACAGACTTAAGTCATATACATGACAATTTCACACTTGACTTGACTCCCTTAATACTTGATTTGTCTTGAGACTTTAAAgacaaatatgtatttattcgGCCTGTGCATTATTGCTCTCAGTTATGTAAAAGTAATTATTACTGTAACACAGCTTTGCAAGGAAAATGGTTATTTTCATGGTCAGCATACATTTAGCAGTCCAGACCCAGGTACCAAGGCAACATAACACTCCAACCTCCCATTACTAGTTTTAGTAGCTTCAAACGAAATGCTTGTCAGATCATCAAACATATCTAAAACCCCCTCCTTCCACACCTTTCTGAATATTTGTAACTTTTCGAAACTGGCAGTTCAACAAGCATGCCTACTTCATGCAGCGTTTGGCTGGGTGTGCAGAGGTACGAAAGTCAACAGGATATACATTTCTCTCTCaaactctgttttttttattctttgcacACCTACTTCTGCCCCTTTTTGCGTGTACAAATAAGTGCAACACCATGAATCCCTTTGAGGAAAGACTGTCcaaatgtgtgtaa encodes the following:
- the sp7 gene encoding transcription factor Sp7 isoform X2, which encodes MAASILEEDARYGSSPLAMLTATCNKFGSTSPIRDSATPGKISSATPVKKPYIMTSDLQTAKNGRTADGSGLADSYTGSFTTAGGGGGGGLLTPTGSPPPSAGGYTTEYNPFSHSFQTSISQDPSLLVSKAHATADCLTSVYTSLDMTHPYGSWYKAGIHPGITAAPANATSSWWDVHPNSNWLSSTQPQADGGLQASLQPVAPQASLSPQLPSYSTDFTPLNPAPYPSVGLGSSSHLLQPSQHMLPQDMYKPKPVQSAGLIESPMGLKPARGSGGYGGGAPTRSSCDCPNCQELERLGASAASLRKKPVHSCHIPGCGKVYGKASHLKAHLRWHTGERPFVCNWLFCGKRFTRSDELERHVRTHTREKKFTCLLCNKRFTRSDHLSKHQKTHADSAIQGKAVAVEGETDPRSEETTELNTSAVPTNPVADQITNGEEKTGTPNGVENTSGLLEI
- the sp7 gene encoding transcription factor Sp7 isoform X1 codes for the protein MAASILEVGNVIEDARYGSSPLAMLTATCNKFGSTSPIRDSATPGKISSATPVKKPYIMTSDLQTAKNGRTADGSGLADSYTGSFTTAGGGGGGGLLTPTGSPPPSAGGYTTEYNPFSHSFQTSISQDPSLLVSKAHATADCLTSVYTSLDMTHPYGSWYKAGIHPGITAAPANATSSWWDVHPNSNWLSSTQPQADGGLQASLQPVAPQASLSPQLPSYSTDFTPLNPAPYPSVGLGSSSHLLQPSQHMLPQDMYKPKPVQSAGLIESPMGLKPARGSGGYGGGAPTRSSCDCPNCQELERLGASAASLRKKPVHSCHIPGCGKVYGKASHLKAHLRWHTGERPFVCNWLFCGKRFTRSDELERHVRTHTREKKFTCLLCNKRFTRSDHLSKHQKTHADSAIQGKAVAVEGETDPRSEETTELNTSAVPTNPVADQITNGEEKTGTPNGVENTSGLLEI